TCTTAAAGATTCGCAGTCTACTAGAACGACCGGTTAAAGATCAAAATTAATACAAAAAATTTCATTGCGTCTTTCAATAATTTTGACAGTTCTGTTGTAATGTGTGACTCCTTGACTAATCCAAATATCAAGTCTAGTCTCAACGGCAAGATTGATACTATCTTTTTTAAAAGAGTCCATATTAAGTTAACAAATTTTTAATTTTAGAAGTTATTAATAAAAACTCATTTTTTTGCTAAAAAATTATGCATTTTTGTCAATGACGAGTAATTAATTAGAATAGGACTTCACTGTTTGAAACAACCATTAAACCAAATAGAGATGTGAATTAATGGAAGATGAGGTTCTTGTCACTAGCATTTGTACATTCTTAGAGGAGCAGGAACAAGAATTACTTAATGATCGTTTTAGGGAAGAACTTAAGAAATCGGATCGATTAGAAATTTCTGTAGGATTTTGCTCCTATGAATCATTAAGAGAGCTAGAGAAATTGATTTTGCAAATGAATATTAAAAAGGTATGTGTCATTTTAGGAATGTATTACTTTAATGGATTTCCTGAACCACTGCATAAATTTACTTTAGAAATGAATGAGAGGTGAATGAAAGCAGGCATAGGAGAAATAAGATTGGTACACGCTTGAAAATACCATGTAAAACTTTATTGTTTTTTCAGGAATAATCAAATTTTCTCAGCAATATTTGGCTCCCCCAATTTAAGTTTTTTAACCGAGAGGCCAGTTAACCATAAGGCCCAAAAAGAAATGGCTTGCCTGATAAAAGAACCAAAAAACTCACAAGTTTTTCAAAATATTTAGAATATTTGAAGTCCAAGAAAATCTCTGAAAATATAAAAATTCTCGAAAAATATAAATTAAATGCAAATTTAAAAAGAAGAAAAAATCTAAAAAGACACGAAAAATTTCTAAAATAATTTACAAAAAATTTTCTGGAGATGACGTTATATCTTAAAGAGCAAGAAGAGGCCCAAGCTCTTCGGACTATCACTTTGCCTTTAATTGTTCCTTCAGAAAAGGAAGTGTTAAATTCCAAAGAATTAGATCTATCTGGCTCAGC
Above is a window of Mycoplasma ovis str. Michigan DNA encoding:
- a CDS encoding restriction endonuclease PLD domain-containing protein — translated: MEDEVLVTSICTFLEEQEQELLNDRFREELKKSDRLEISVGFCSYESLRELEKLILQMNIKKVCVILGMYYFNGFPEPLHKFTLEMNERWMKAGIGEIRLVHAWKYHVKLYCFFRNNQIFSAIFGSPNLSFLTERPVNHKAQKEMACLIKEPKNSQVFQNI